A stretch of Candidatus Vicinibacter affinis DNA encodes these proteins:
- a CDS encoding GH3 auxin-responsive promoter family protein yields MSIKSSLIKATAQVICVREEKLASHSVKNQNQVFNQLIISGLKTSFGKDFKFSKIKDYNTFKQNVPIGDYEKHISYFERVKNGEPNVLWPGKPKYLAKTSGTTSGTKFIPITRASIPNHLNSARNALFSYVHHRSDTMIFDGKMLFLSGSPELEFHNGIGVGRLSGIVNHEIPSWFSKAKLPDHQTNLIQPWELKVEKIIEDILHRDLRVVSGIPPWIQMFFEKILEKTGKSCVKDVFPNLELYIHGGVNYEPYNHRINKLVGEQLSLLETYPASEGFIAYQDNPDLDGMRLVSKSGIFFEFIPLDGFHETNPIRLSLEEVEIDKDYAIVLSTNAGLWAYLLGDVVNFCSLNPPRLKVTGRVSQFISAFGEHVIASEVEGALSEIQSLFNLQVIEFTVAPQVNPTDNDLPYHEWFIEFKDEPKNLNEISARLDEAMMQRNNYYKDLINGRILDTLKIRPIKRNGFKDYMISIKKYGEQFKVQRLCNDRKIADELANQILIS; encoded by the coding sequence ATGAGTATCAAATCCAGTTTAATTAAAGCCACCGCCCAGGTGATTTGTGTGCGAGAAGAGAAACTTGCATCCCATTCTGTAAAAAATCAAAATCAGGTTTTTAATCAACTGATAATCAGCGGATTGAAGACTTCTTTTGGAAAAGATTTTAAATTCTCCAAAATTAAGGATTATAATACTTTTAAACAAAATGTGCCTATTGGTGATTATGAAAAGCACATTTCATACTTCGAGCGAGTTAAAAATGGTGAGCCAAATGTACTTTGGCCTGGAAAACCTAAGTATTTGGCCAAGACTTCAGGTACAACGAGCGGCACCAAATTTATTCCTATTACAAGGGCCAGTATTCCAAATCATCTAAACAGTGCTAGAAATGCCTTATTTTCTTATGTGCATCACAGATCAGATACTATGATTTTTGATGGAAAGATGCTGTTTTTGTCTGGATCACCGGAACTTGAATTTCACAATGGAATTGGCGTAGGACGCTTATCAGGCATCGTAAATCATGAAATACCATCCTGGTTCTCCAAGGCTAAATTGCCTGATCATCAAACCAATTTGATTCAACCCTGGGAATTAAAAGTGGAAAAGATTATTGAAGATATACTTCACCGGGATCTCAGAGTAGTGAGTGGAATACCACCATGGATTCAAATGTTTTTTGAAAAGATCCTGGAGAAGACTGGAAAGTCATGTGTAAAAGATGTATTTCCAAATCTTGAGCTTTATATTCATGGTGGTGTTAATTATGAACCTTATAATCACAGAATTAACAAACTGGTCGGAGAACAACTTTCACTTTTGGAAACTTACCCAGCCAGTGAAGGATTTATTGCATATCAGGATAATCCGGATTTGGATGGCATGAGATTGGTTAGTAAATCAGGAATATTTTTTGAATTTATACCATTAGATGGGTTTCACGAAACCAATCCCATTCGATTGTCTCTCGAAGAAGTTGAGATTGATAAAGATTATGCAATAGTCTTGTCGACAAATGCTGGTTTATGGGCTTATCTTTTAGGTGATGTTGTTAACTTTTGCTCCCTTAATCCACCCCGACTAAAAGTTACAGGAAGGGTTTCACAATTTATTTCCGCTTTTGGAGAACACGTAATTGCATCTGAAGTGGAAGGAGCCTTGAGTGAAATTCAAAGTTTATTCAATTTGCAAGTAATTGAATTTACAGTTGCTCCACAAGTCAATCCAACGGATAATGACTTACCATATCATGAGTGGTTTATTGAATTCAAAGATGAACCTAAAAATCTAAATGAAATTTCTGCAAGGTTAGATGAAGCGATGATGCAACGGAATAATTATTACAAAGATTTAATCAATGGAAGAATACTTGATACACTAAAGATTCGACCCATTAAAAGAAACGGATTTAAGGATTACATGATAAGCATAAAAAAATACGGAGAACAGTTTAAAGTTCAGCGTTTGTGTAACGACAGAAAAATTGCAGACGAACTAGCTAATCAGATCCTAATATCTTAG
- a CDS encoding outer membrane lipoprotein carrier protein LolA — translation MMRYLALVFIYIFFLGKVYSGPDPKATKWLKKVESVYNSFSSLKIDLTIETKPAEHKTNIQSGSFAYQGSSFSLILPDHEVYFDGKTQYTYFKDRKEVQITSSKEEDAVYHPKFFAGLYKSGKYEYKIESEDSKFLTIEFVPIERTESFFKVKIKIRKTDVQMTQLQIFEKNGDRITINNKKIVSNAVLNSQKFTMESGQLKGLHVEDLRDE, via the coding sequence ATGATGAGATACTTAGCTTTGGTTTTTATTTATATTTTTTTTCTGGGTAAAGTTTATTCAGGACCTGACCCAAAAGCCACCAAATGGCTAAAAAAGGTTGAATCAGTATATAATTCATTTTCAAGCCTTAAGATTGACTTAACCATCGAGACCAAGCCAGCTGAGCATAAAACGAATATTCAATCCGGCAGTTTTGCTTATCAAGGCAGTTCCTTTAGTCTGATTTTACCTGATCATGAAGTTTATTTTGATGGCAAAACCCAGTATACTTATTTTAAAGACAGAAAGGAAGTTCAAATAACTTCCTCCAAAGAAGAAGATGCTGTATATCACCCAAAGTTTTTTGCCGGTCTATATAAATCAGGGAAATATGAATATAAAATTGAATCAGAAGATTCAAAGTTCTTGACAATTGAATTTGTACCAATTGAGAGAACGGAAAGTTTTTTTAAAGTAAAAATTAAAATCCGCAAGACAGATGTTCAAATGACTCAATTGCAGATATTTGAGAAGAATGGAGATCGAATTACCATAAACAATAAAAAAATTGTTTCCAATGCAGTTTTGAATTCTCAAAAGTTCACAATGGAGTCCGGTCAACTTAAAGGGTTACATGTGGAAGATCTTCGTGATGAATAA